Proteins co-encoded in one Homo sapiens chromosome 6 genomic scaffold, GRCh38.p14 alternate locus group ALT_REF_LOCI_3 HSCHR6_MHC_DBB_CTG1 genomic window:
- the FKBPL gene encoding FK506-binding protein-like (The RefSeq protein has 1 substitution compared to this genomic sequence) yields METPPVNTIGEKDTSQPQQEWEKNLRENLDSVIQIRQQPRDPPTETLELEVSPDPASQILEHTQGAEKLVAELEGDSHKSHGSTSQMPEALQASDLWYCPDGSFVKKIVIRGHGLDKPKLGSCCRVLALGFPFGSGPPEGWTELTMGVGPWREETWGELIEKCLESMCQGEEAELQLPGHSGPPVRLTLASFTQGRDSWELETSEKEALAREERARGTELFRAGNPEGAARCYGRALRLLLTLPPPGPPERTVLHANLAACQLLLGQPQLAAQSCDRVLEREPGHLKALYRRGVAQAALGNLEKATADLKKVLAIDPKNRAAQEELGKVVIQGKNQDAGLAQGLRKMFG; encoded by the coding sequence ATGGAGACGCCACCAGTCAATACAATTGGAGAAAAGGACACCTCTCAGCCGCAACAAGAGTGGGAAAAGAACCTTCGGGAGAACCTTGATTCAGTTATTCAGATTAGGCAGCAGCCCCGAGACCCTCCTACCGAAACGCTTGAGCTGGAAGTAAGCCCAGATCCAGCCAGCCAAATTCTAGAGCATACTCAAGGAGCTGAAAAACTGGTTGCTGAACTTGAAGGAGACTCTCATAAGTCTCATGGATCAACCAGTCAGATGCCAGAGACCCTTCAAGCTTCTGATCTCTGGTACTGCCCCGATGGGAGCTTTGTCAAGAAGATCGTAATCCGTGGCCATGGCTTGGACAAACCCAAACTAGGCTCCTGCTGCCGGGTACTGGCTTTGGGGTTTCCTTTCGGATCAGGGCCGCCAGAGGGCTGGACAGAGCTAACTATGGGCGTAGGGCCATGGAGGGAGGAAACTTGGGGGGAGCTCATAGAGAAATGCTTGGAGTCCATGTGTCAAGGTGAGGAAGCAGAGCTTCAGCTGCCTGGGCACTCTGGACCTCCTGTCAGGCTCACACTGGCATCCTTCACTCAAGGCCGAGACTCCTGGGAGCTGGAGACTAGCGAGAAGGAAGCCCTGGCCAGGGAAGAACGTGCAAGGGGCACAGAACTATTTCGAGCTGGGAACCCTGAAGGAGCTGCCCGATGCTATGGACGGGCTCTTCGGCTGCTCCTGACTTTACCCCCACCTGGCCCTCCAGAACGAACTGTCCTTCATGCCAATCTGGCTGCCTGTCAGTTGTTGCTAGGGCAGCCTCAGTTGGCAGCCCAGAGCTGTGACCGGGTGTTGGAGCGGGAGCCTGGCCATTTAAAGGCCTTATACCGAAGgggggttgcccaggctgcccttgGGAACCTGGAAAAagcaactgctgacctcaagaaGGTGCTGGCGATAGATCCCAAAAACCGGGCAGCCCAGGAGGAACTGGGGAAGGTGGTCATTCAGGGGAAGAACCAGGATGCAGGGCTGGCTCAGGGTCTGCGCAAGATGTTTGGCTGA